GAAATATAACTTTCAATAAGTCGTTTATTTGCCTAATTTTTTAAGTAGGACTtgaatttaattgatttattattattataattattttttttttgttaaagttGAATATTGCTTgatatattcttttaagttAAATGGAGATTAATAATTACATGCTTCTaagttcaaattaaatttcaaaagtttgtaattaagaattatatatatatatatactcatgATACTCATTAACCATTGaacttttattcttaaaaatatgaaaagaaaacctattataattctaaaaacctagtatatttattaaaattgaattaatatttaaaaaaaatgaaaaggaaaggaaagaaaaatgactttAAACCTAAATATCAAGTTTGACAATTGGGCAAAAGCTTCGAAGTGATTGATTCCActaaaaaacaatttagtgctttttaattaataaaaataaaagaaaaaaaaaaatacaggtATTGTATTAAATAGTCAAATCTTGAtaatgaaaagtaaaaaaaacattcatatttttgggaaaaaagaaaaaggatgggAGCAAATGTCCCATCCAAAATGCGTGATCTATAAGTCCACGTGGAGGAACTACGTGTCAAACGCATACCCTTGTGCCACCTGTCGTTGATTTTGCAGTGGTGACTCACAACCAATCAACCTAGTTTAGCTGTCACTTAATAACTCGTTCCTTCTGATCCTAAAACGTGGCAAGAGAATGACGGGCCAGCTGGCAtccttcctttttatttatttatttatttattttgttattagaatttgaaaagacaaaaaggtTAATAGTTTAGTAGAAGTTAATGCccaaaaatgtttcaattgGGGGGGTTTTTGGTAATTGTAtggaatatttatatatattctttgaaaatatataattttggagTATAGTATAAAGGTCGACAATTCCATATTCTAGAGTAACCTCCATTGAGTCTGTACACCTAGGTCAAAGCGGTTGTTCTCCAAAAACACAAGTATCTACGAAGTCACAACACtatgaaagttcaaaaaaaaaaaaaaaattagaaaatattaattatagcGACTAGATAGACAAAACATGTAGGTAtcgatttaaaactttttgaaGTATAGGGACTAAATTGATACGATCAAGAATTTATAAATCaatcttataatttaaaaaaaaatcaaccctTTAAATGTACTAGCTTAGATTGACGAACACGGGTTCAAttcaatttatataaattagttaaataaaagctatatgaatttagatttttttaattaagctAATGAACTCAAATTCATTGAAATTAGGAGCTAAATAtctcattatttattaataggtttatatttatattaacagAAGTtcttacataaatatatattttcataaaaattatatgataaattaaaaataaaacggggtgaaaatttaaaaataaaaaataaaaataaaaaataaaaaggagggGCCAATGACGGAGAAGGTCACATCCCTGTCACGTGGTATTACCTGAGGAGTCGGGCACCGCCTCTCAtctctttatatttttccataaaaaatttatatatatatatatatatatatttctttatatatttctttttttcattttaaaatttttggtttttgaatacaaattaattaattaatttggtcATTGTCGACGTTCTCCCTTAAAGCCATCTCTAATTAATATGATCGAGactcttatttaaaaaaaaaataatcaattttgatattaGTAAATTTCATATACGGTTGATAAGTGTATATGAAACATGAACCGATGTACCATATCAGAAAGATTCAAATATCTAATCTTTTGATCGAGAGTATATCcatacataaattaattaaaaataaattttaatttaattaaataaaaaataaaacatatcatatattcTATAccataattacaaataatcaaatccaaacttttaaaatcatataaattaaaacaaaactaattttatgatatttttttttggtatattatttttatatatatagggaTAGTTTAAGAATGATAAGAAGTTGTactacaaaattatatttaaacaaattaatattgatttataatcaattaattatttataatacgTTTGTAACATTGAGATTATTGATTAATTGTtgttatttagtttatttttattaagttaattaaattttgattctattttttttttattaacaaaaattttagatttttgaaccatgaatattaataattatttttaaacaaataatttataaaaatatataaataaaaataaaaaaacaataataaaaaataataaagaaaataaataaatttaaaagtttagaagaTAATATGGGAAATTAAAGAGGGAGAGGTTTGTGTTCAATGATTAATGGATAAGATCCTAATCACACAAATATCGAACCAAATTATTAAGTCCAAGGGTGAGCGGTATTAAGTCGCTAATGGTCGAGATTACATATCTTATCCAATTTAGCTATATTTAGGTGGACGAAAAAACAGTTATTTTTCCTACCAGTTTCATGAtcgttttaatttaaaactttacaaaatgttgattttttttttaaaattttatagatattttcaatatttgaatatcGATAACTAAAAACTCGAGTAAATTACATTACAAGtaaccgtttttttttttttagggttatTTACAATTATGAACATTGGTAGTATTAAAAGTGTTGTTGAATTCCTTTGTGTAGAGGTAATGTAATAGCAAAGAATGGCCTCACATTTGGTCACCAAAAAGGTCttcaaactcaaacaaaaatttgattcttttgGCCTTTTAAATTCATCAAGCAATGCATGAGTTCTTCAAACACTTCATTATTGTGAAAAGCTTTTCCCTTAATTGGACTAAAAACCCTCATTTACAAAGCAAAATGACGCCCACAAAAAACTCGTGTCATCGTATCGTTGATACATACGTATTTGCTAAACACGTGTTTATGTTCCCTATGTTTGAgtgttttttcaatttggtcCTTCCGGATAAAAGTGACTGATGGTAAACTACAGAAGAGGAATTACATTATTTCTAAGaagaatattcaaaatatttaccaGCTTTTTAGAAACCCAGATGAATTGACTTAATCCTGAACCTAACAATCCAAGTTTTTGTTggagcaagaacccttgaatcagcTTTTCTAGGGAAGAAAGCCTGTATCGTACTTACCGGGGGAGCCTCATTCCAAAAGGCAAACGTCCGAAAAAACAAGCtacgaaaaataaatatatatatatatatatatatatatatatatattgggtTTATTCAATCCATAAATCTCGAGTCCAATCCCTTGTTGTCATAGATCAGAGGAATGCTTCCTCAGATTCTGGATCCCTCTCTCaaagagaatgaatctttttaTCCAAGGatcagaaggaaaaaaaaaaaaaaaaaaaaNCAGCTGTGACCAATCTTCAAGTTTGATTCATTGGGGTTCGAAAATGCGAGATATCTATGGGTtcgaaagaagaaaaatccgCTGGCGCGACTATTTTAGTCGCGGGATCGGCCCTCGCCATACGGTTCTGCAGCATGCGGAACACGACGatcattagaaataaaaattaacacaTTTTTATACAAAGTTTGGATCatgctagaattagattatgtTTCGAGAAGCCAGATTtaaaaccttgttctaaattaaatcacactagaattatatataactaggaggactaaattgaaaaacaaaccaaatattagggattaaaaaaataaaatttaaaatttccaaaacaaaaaaaaaaatattgaaaacgtTGAGTAAGATATTGTACCAAACGCAATGTACATGCATTTATTTTCCTATTAAGGAGGGTTCGTtccttgaaaatgaaattgatttcTCTAAGAATACGAAAAAAATACGAAACTTTGGAACACGTGTACGGGCAAGATGGTAGGGTTGTTTTGAGAATGATTGATGCTCGGTGAGATAAGGTGCAAAATGTCTCACCTTTcattattagaaaaagaaaaagaaaaaaaagccttccttaaaaaaacatacaatTTCTAAAGTCTAGTAACATCAAATATGGGATATTAGGCACACTTGTTATATACCATAAAACATAAGGGTATTTTCGgtactaaaaaaacaaactattCCCTCTCCTAATGGCTCTTTATATAAGAAGTGAATGAGCACCATTGATGGTGCAATAGATTGAGCcaactctttctctctctaaagcTCTTCACTTCTGAATCTCCACTCTCCTTCAACATCACCAAAAAGGTATGGTCAATATGAACTATGAATCTTCTTTCACAATGGCGAATTGTCAAACCATTACTCTTAATCATTACACATTCATCATAgcatatatatgtgtgtgtgtgtgtgtgacaTGACTTAGATAGGAAGGTTGGAGACGACATGGAGAAAACAAGTTCGTTAGGATTGGCGAGGACGAAATCCGATCAACTGTTGGAGAAGGTGGCAGCAGCATTCAAGTCACCGACGTCGAGCAGAGAGGCAAATGGGGTGGTCGGGGAGAGTGGTAGCTCGACGTTGTCGAGGAAGCCGAGCAAGCAGACGCTGACAGCTCCTTCACCGGGGTGTGGCAGTGGCAGTGGTCGAAACACACACATCAGGAAGTCTAGGAGTGCACAACTGAAGCTGGATTTGGATGACTTGGGCAGTGGTGCAGCCCTGAGTAGAGCTTCAAGTGCTAGCTTGGGCTTGTCATTCTCCTTCACTGGCTTCACACTGCCACCTGATGAAATTGCTGATTCCAAGACATTTAGTGATGAAGATATACGTAAGTAATTCTATAGCCTTACTTGAACATGACTTGTTCTATAAATTCAACGACTGTTTTCGAGTTCTAAAAGATATACGTGTCGGTCTATAGTATAGCTCTTTACACGGAAAGAAATTTAGTTGAGAATTTAGAATGAAATCCACACAAACAAGAACATAAGCGAATACTCATGAAacaaaattcttcaaattcaatACAAACTACTAATTTTCGAAGATTAGTTTCGATTTCTTCGTCATCTActttcttttatgttcttcACGTTCTCTTCCTACTTTTTCAATATGGTTCACACAATGTGTTTGGTAAAGGAAGATGAGAGACCGTTGGGCTATGGGTCCCGTTTTTCTGAACCCCGTTTTTGTTTGGTAAAGAGAAAGTGTCATGGTTTCGCTTACAATGGGAAAGCTAAATATAGTTGTGGCAATAAAAGTACTCAAATCTTGTGGTTATATGCTTGACCTTCTGCCTCTGTATTCTATTGAAGCATGGGAAGATAAGGCTTAAAAGAGTGACTGTCATATCCTCATACCAATTTAACAATcataatacttttttaatgTTCTTTTCTGTACTTTTGGCTCTATGGTCTATTATTAAAAATCCCCCCAAATTCAAGTACTTGAAGTACAATTTTGGAGTTTACAGCATTCAATCTTTCCGTCTAAAGATTCTTAACGAGGAACAGTGACGTAGAgtatttttgtgagatcccacattggttggagaggggaacgaaggaTTCCTtcgaagggtgtggaaacctctccctagtagatgcgtttcaaaactttgaggggaagcccttgaagggaaagcaCAAAAAGGATAAtgtctactagtggtgggcttgagtaacaaatggtatcagagacagacatcgggcggtgtgccagcgaggacgttgggcccccaaggggggtgaattgtgagatccgacatcggtgggcttgggatattacaatttttcctccttttacttttaaaactCTATTGCTGCAACAGAACCAGCAATTTGCTTGGCTTGGATTTTCTCTCtgttctctcttcttcctttttttgtttttttttttcggtggGGGGTTGATTTGGCCTTATCTGGGACACTTATGCTTCTTTGTCTGGTAATAGATACCAAACTTGTGAAGGAAAGGCTATTAGGTGGTACTACTAATCAAATCAGCAGACTGACTAGGGCCCATGTGTTATTATTGAAAGAAAAGTTCAATCATTGAAGACTTCAATTTCATATTTGTAGACTCACCCTCAAATTCCTTTACCTACCTTTGACTCCTTCCCAGTATATCCAATTGACATTATTTACTCTTTCTGACTCTTCTATAGATGATTATTTTCGAACGTTTCGGGCTGCTTCCAATGCTTTTAGTCCATTGTTAGCTGCCGAAAACTATTATTAGGACATTACGTGTGTGTTAGTCACTAGGTAAGGAGTTGGTTACAAAGAAAGTGAATCAGCAAGGACATATGCAATCAATGGTTTACTTAGTAAGGCTTGAGTTCTACTCAGAAGTGAGAGGTCTAAGTTCCTTAAATTACTTGgggtgtttttttaatatctttctctctgtatggtgttttcttttcaacttTAATCATTTCCAATAGAAGTTGGCTTCtcatataagaaaataatggtaGTTCTACATTTCAAGAAAGAAGTATCTTGGGGTAAATTCCCGCTTCGACCGTCTAACGTTTATATGCATATAATATAACAGCAGAGGATGTACAAGCAGGAACACGCAAGGCCAGATTTCAAACAGAACCAACCATGCCTATTCATCTCAAGGTAAATAAAGTGTAATGTCACCATTGAAATAAAGTGATTCTCCCCCAATACATGGCCACCTAATCTTTGataaccaaaaacaaaaaagaaaaaaaaatgagtgtTCAAAGTTGTATGGTTCTGTTTTTCTGATGTCAAATGAATTATGGCTATCTATTTGGACAGGCAAAAACAGGGAGATTGATGTAGAGATTAAAGCACAATCCCCATAGAACATGGCTAAGCTAGCATGCAAATTATAGCATGGTCAGGTTCAGTCTTGTACaaagtttcattttatatCACCATTCATGTACAAGACTCATCCCATCTTTCCACCCAACTGAGAGAACAAAATAAGAACcagaaagataaaataaaaaacttgaaaGGATAACTGTCCTCCTGGAATCTTAGACAAGCCTGATTTTTAGAAAACATTGAGTTCATGCACGTCAAAAATCAGGTTGTTTAAGGCTCAAAGAAGCTAATCAACGCATATCACTTTGTAGAGGGAAAGAAGTATACTTTTGGGAAACATAGACATCTCTAACCTGAGTTGAATATTTGCCCAAAATATGGTGAATAATGATTGTCTGCAACTTTACTGAACTCAGTTCATCCTGTTGTCTGGATGAAAATTTTTGCAGTTCACAGATGTTACTTATAAAGTAATTATAAAAGGATTGCGGACAAATGTGGAGAAAGAGATCCTGAATGGGATTACCGGTTTGGTACACCCAGGCGAAGTTCTGGCCTTAATGGGACCTTCTGGAAGTGGCAAGACAACATTACTCAATCTGCTCGGAGGGCGGCTCATACGATCTACAGTTGGTGGTTCAATTACCTACAATGATCAACCATACAATAAGTTCCTGAAAAGCAGGCAAGAATTCTAGACGAAGTCCACGGTTTACTCTTCAGATTCCGATACTAATGTAGAAAGATTATTAAGAAACATATTTTGATCATGACAAAATAAAATGCCATTACAGGATAGGATTCGTGATGCAGGAGGATGTTCTATTTCCCCACTTGACAGTGAAAGAAACATTGAGATATGCAGCTTTGCTACGACTGTCAAGAACATTGACAAAAGAGCAAAAGGAAAAGCGTGCTATGGACATTATCTATGAGCTGGGCCTTGAAAAGTAAAGCTTTGCAGCTCTTTCTAACTGAAAAGGCATTGAACCATACCATGTTACATTCTTCTGGAATAGGCACTCACCAATATAGATCCTCCTGCAGGTGCCAGGATACAATGATTGGTGGCTCCTTTGTCCGTGGGGTTTCGGGTGGAGAAAGGCGTCGGGTCTGTATAGGCAATGAGATCTTAATCAACCcctctctcctctttcttgATGAACCAACCTCAGGCTTGGATTCTACAACTGCATTGAGAATTGTTCAGATTTTACATGAGATAGCTGAAGTATAtgcacatatatatatatatatatatatatatatatatttttttccttggCTGATTAGCTCCAACATAGAATGATTAATCTGTTCTTCCATGGCAGGCTGGGAAGACCGTGGTGACAACGATTCACCAACCATCAAGCAGACTATTCCACAACTTCGACAAGCTAATTCTTCTTGGGAAGGGAAACTTAATCTATTATGGAAAAGCAGCAGAAGCAATGAACTATTTCTCATCTATAGGATGTTCCCCACTTATTGCAATGAATCCTGCTGAGTTCTTGCTTGACCTTGCAAATGGCAACCTCAATGATGTGTCTGTTCCATCAGAGCTAGAGGATAAGGTGCAAGTAGAGAATTCTGAGCCTGACAGTAGGCTCGATAGACCTTCTCCAGCTCTTGTGCAGGAGGTATGTTTCGGGAAATCAAGCCACATTCTTCACTTCTTTGGCTTTGATTTCAATATGATTATAATCCAGTTTGAAATAACCTGATCGTAGTAGAATTTCCATAGCTAGAAGATCGTctgaatttcataaaatacgaGTCAAGGCATCCAGTTTTCAATTAGATTGTAATACTTGCAATAATGCGCACTGAAAATGAACGACGATGATTTGATTGGAATGCAATAATTTGAAGCAGTATCTTGTGGAGGCTTACGAGACGAGAGTTgcagagaaggaaaagaggaaGATGCTCGCACCTCTAATGCTCGACGAAGAGCTGAAATCGAAGGTGAAGTCTTCGAAAAGGCAATGGGGAGCGAGCTGGTGGGAACAATATTCGATACTGTTCCATAGAGGAATTAAAGAAAGGCGCCATGAATACTTCAGCTGGCTGAGAATCACTCAAGTTCTCGCCACCGCCGTTATCTTAGGGTTACTGTGGTGGCGATCGGAAAGTGGCACTCCAAAAGGCTTGCATGACCAGGTAGTTCAACTCCTCCATTGTTGTAGAAACTTTGAAGCTTGAAATCTTAACGATTTACAGAAGCTTCGATTTATTCCGCTCAAGAATTTCACGATATTCAGGCCGTTACTTGTCTAAATGCTTTCATTTGCATTGCTGTAGGCTGGATTGCTGTTCTTCATAGCAGTGTTTTGGGGATTCTTCCCAGTGTTCACAGCAATATTCACATTCCCTCAAGAAAGAGCAATGCTAAACAAAGAAAGAGCGGCTGATATGTACAGATTCAGCGCTTACTTTTTGGCAAGAACCACAAGTGATCTTCCACTTGATCTTTTGTTGCctattcttttccttcttgttgTCTACTTCATGGCAGGCCTAAGGCTTAGCGCTGCTCCTTTCTTCCTCACCATGGTCACTGTCTTCCTCTGCATTGTGGCTGCTCAGGTatgccttcttcttcttcttcttcttcggaTTGAGCTCATTTGGTTTGCTTggaggagtgatttgaatgagTTGTTTCATCATATAGGGCCTTGGCTTGGCTATTGGAGCTACGCTCATGGATGTCAAGAAGGCCACGACTTTAGCCTCGGTCACCGTCATGACCTTCATGCTTGCCGGTGGATTCTTTGTACAAGTAACGTGCTTCTCTTTCGTAATGAATTTTAGTGAAGTTTTAGTTCATATTATCGAAGTTAAGCCTAGGTCGACCATAGGTAGTGGAGATGGAGACGGGAAATATAAGTTATTTACAAGTAAAGAAACTAAACTTTCACAAGATCGTAAAGATTCAAGGTAGATCAGGTCTAAAATTTGACCAGCTATCAAGGTAGATCAGGTCTAAACCTGAAGCTCAGATGTTGTTCGACTGTCAAGGTAGATCAGGTCTAAAATTGAGAGCTCAGTTGTTGTCCGGCTATCAAGGTAGATCAGGTCTAAAAACGTAATTACATAAAGCATAGGAACTAAAGTTTAACAAGCATGTAACAAGATGGAATGAGTGATATACTATGAGACTCGAATTTTAACCTTGAAAACGTTAAGACGTATGGTAAAGtattcacatatcatatcatttttttgcAGAAAGTTCCGGTGTTCGTGTCTTGGATCCGTTTCGTGTCATTCAACTATCACACATACAAGCTTCTCCTAAAGGTGCAGTACAACAACATCCTACCTACCGTAAAGGGTATGAAAATGGACAACGGAGTAGTCGAAGTTACTGCTCTAATCGCCATGGCTTTCGGGTATCGTCTCTTAGCTTACATTTCGTTGAGGAGGATGAAACTGTCAGGAGTTTAACAGAAACAGAATGCAAAAGATTTTCTGAGGAAGATTTACTACAAGCAATCAGAGCATTGGTTTGCTTGAGCTTGAATCTGAGTTGCAGGGTCTAACAAATAGTAAAAATCTCTATTATGGAAACTCCATTGGTAATGTACTTACCTTTTGGAGACGGTGATAGCATCGAAGGCCGAACGGGGACGTGTTATCGTCGGTATGGCTTGCTCCTGGAGGTGCATCATCTAGCTAGAACATTTAAACAGCTAAATATAGTAGCCTTTAACAGTAGAGGTTTAGTTCCAAATCCATGAACATAAAATGTTGGCAGCACCtttctgttcttccttttctacAAGAGAAACATTCAGTTCAGAGGTGCTTTTTTGGTACAAACTCGGTTATTTATTACCGTTACATGAATCATAAATGTATGAATACGACGTTCGCTTCTACTGCTCTATTTATAAGGAACTATAGCAGCTACTTACACAGCAGATCATGTAAAACATTTACGGCGCCATGAACTCAAGCCAAGGTCCTTAACCAACCGAGTAGCCGAAGAAGAGCAGCATCCAAAATGGGGGACTTCTTTTCAAGCCCTGTCAAAGTAGAACGCGTTAGGAGGCAGTATAATTCTTGCCAAGCTACGACGAAACTAGATACCATCGAACGATAATCGGAACTCAAAGTTATGAGTTGTATAGTTCGTGAAACAAGTAATTCATTTCAGAAATGATGATCACCAAACTAGTTCTGCAAGGTCTCAAAGTTGGGCGAACCTAACTTGCTTGAGCTAAATTCGTTTCGGAAGACTACCCGAGATTGTAAATGATCATCAAATATCTGGAAAAATTGAAAGCTCACCGATATCAGCAGCTACTCGATGCGCACACATCACTCCGGAAAAGGCTACAGCTATTACTCCTTGTCCGGGAAAGCAGCTATCACCGACACAATACAGCCCATCTATACCCTGCAGGTCATCAGCAATGGCCTTTCAGTTGGATGTAAATTAAGCACATAGATAGGAGGTTAGCATTCAATCATAAACTCACAGTTGTATTAAATGGCATTCCAAGTAATCCCTTAGGGGTTCCCCGTGGCATCGGTCCATAGGTACCATTATTACGAGCTAGGAATCGTCTGTGTGTCTTCGGTGTCCCAATCTGTCATCATTTCAGAAATTTTCAGCCAACATAGCCAGACACCCGAAAGCCATGGCGATTAGAGCAGTAACATGTACTACTATGGATCACTTTTAACAAGTTCAATCTTTGTTGAAGCTtacttcattttattattttgattcgaGTTTTTACGAAACGCACCGGTATTCTGTAAGGAGAGGTGCGGTTTTTAAGTGGTCAAAGTTTCTCAAGCATAGACACTTATAAAACTCAGCAGGATTGTGTAGTAGAGCATTAGAACCAAACATATACCTCCATAAAATCAATAGATGATTTTAAGCCGGGAAATAATTTCTTCTCTAGTCTAGAAATGATTTCATTTGCAATTTGCTCCTTCTTCTCTTCGTATTCTTTTCTGGAGAGCCCCTGGTATAGGATGCAACAACTAATCAAATGGAGGGTGAAAACAGGCGGATGGAGATTAAATCAAAGTCtaatacaaaaaaacataatgggagatcccacgtcggttggagaggggaacgaagcattccttataagggtgtggaaacctttccctagtagacacgttttaaaatcgtgaggttgacggcgatacgtaacatgccaaagcggataatatctactagcggtcggcttgggttgttacaaatggtatcagagccaaacatcggaTGGTGCGAgattgtaacaacccaagtccacttctagcagatattgtcctctttggactttccctttcgggcttcccctcaagatttttaaaacgcatctgctaaggagaggtttccacacccttataaagaatgcttcattctcctccccaaccgatgtgggatctcacaatccaccccctttaggggcTTAGCGTCCTTATtcgcacatcgtccggtgtctggctctgataccttttgtaacagcccaagcccactgctagcaaatattatcctctttggactttcccttccgggcttcccctcaagatatttaaaacgcgtctgctagaaagaggttttcacacccttataaaaaatgtttcattctcctccccaaccgatgtgggatctcgcagaGACACTAGTTGGAGTAGGGaaagaccctctccatagtagacgcgttttaaaaactgtgagactgacgacgatacgtaatagaccaaagcggacaatatctgctaacggtgggtttgggcttgggcttgggctgttacacataAAATCTTTGTTGTTTCTGGAACTAGTTTAGGGTGGAGAAAGTCATAACAGATACGAAGAGTGGGACGTCCGAagcctaattttttttaaaaagttaaaactaTCATTAACAAATTGTAGACTCACCTCCCAATCCTCTATGGAAGAAGTGGTAAAAATGTGAAGGATATGACGTCCCTCCGGAGCCAACGATGCATCGAGAACAGTCGGGATGCTCAGAAAGATGCTTCCATAGGGCTCCTCTAACCTTCTCCAATCACTCTAATTACAATAACAATACGAAGGTTTCATAGCAATTCCATGAAAAGTTAAATGAAACTGTTGAAAGTTACAGCTAGTAAAAGTATCAACTACCTCAAGAACAAAGTGGTGACAATCTGTGTCAGGCGGTAAAACCTCAGCTTTCACCCCCAtatgaattgaaagaaaagatgGGGCCTTAACATAAAGTTTCTGAAAGTTCTCCTCTTCCTTGGGAAGGTCCACTCCTTTTAACAGCTTTccttaaacaaaacaaagttcATACATAATCAGTAATTAATAGAATTCTGGGGGTAAGAGGGAGATGAAACATTCAACCAAGCAATATGATAAATTCTGCTAAAGGATTTGAGAAGAACTAACCAAAGGTATCCCATCTGGTAGCATTTGATACTATAGTTTTAGCAAAGAACTCCCTTCCATCAGACAGCTTCACACCTACCTACAATATAACcaagtaaaaaataaacgCAAATCTAAACATCTAATTAAGTCGAACAtaacttgtgagatcccacatcggttggagaggggaacgaagcattctttataagggtgtggaaacctctccctagcaa
This portion of the Cucurbita pepo subsp. pepo cultivar mu-cu-16 chromosome LG08, ASM280686v2, whole genome shotgun sequence genome encodes:
- the LOC111800042 gene encoding ABC transporter G family member 22-like isoform X1, with product MEKTSSLGLARTKSDQLLEKVAAAFKSPTSSREANGVVGESGSSTLSRKPSKQTLTAPSPGCGSGSGRNTHIRKSRSAQLKLDLDDLGSGAALSRASSASLGLSFSFTGFTLPPDEIADSKTFSDEDIPEDVQAGTRKARFQTEPTMPIHLKFTDVTYKVIIKGLRTNVEKEILNGITGLVHPGEVLALMGPSGSGKTTLLNLLGGRLIRSTVGGSITYNDQPYNKFLKSRIGFVMQEDVLFPHLTVKETLRYAALLRLSRTLTKEQKEKRAMDIIYELGLEKCQDTMIGGSFVRGVSGGERRRVCIGNEILINPSLLFLDEPTSGLDSTTALRIVQILHEIAEAGKTVVTTIHQPSSRLFHNFDKLILLGKGNLIYYGKAAEAMNYFSSIGCSPLIAMNPAEFLLDLANGNLNDVSVPSELEDKVQVENSEPDSRLDRPSPALVQEYLVEAYETRVAEKEKRKMLAPLMLDEELKSKVKSSKRQWGASWWEQYSILFHRGIKERRHEYFSWLRITQVLATAVILGLLWWRSESGTPKGLHDQAGLLFFIAVFWGFFPVFTAIFTFPQERAMLNKERAADMYRFSAYFLARTTSDLPLDLLLPILFLLVVYFMAGLRLSAAPFFLTMVTVFLCIVAAQGLGLAIGATLMDVKKATTLASVTVMTFMLAGGFFVQKVPVFVSWIRFVSFNYHTYKLLLKVQYNNILPTVKGMKMDNGVVEVTALIAMAFGYRLLAYISLRRMKLSGV
- the LOC111800042 gene encoding ABC transporter G family member 22-like isoform X2, with the protein product MEKTSSLGLARTKSDQLLEKVAAAFKSPTSSREANGVVGESGSSTLSRKPSKQTLTAPSPGCGSGSGRNTHIRKSRSAQLKLDLDDLGSGAALSRASSASLGLSFSFTGFTLPPDEIADSKTFSDEDIQDVQAGTRKARFQTEPTMPIHLKFTDVTYKVIIKGLRTNVEKEILNGITGLVHPGEVLALMGPSGSGKTTLLNLLGGRLIRSTVGGSITYNDQPYNKFLKSRIGFVMQEDVLFPHLTVKETLRYAALLRLSRTLTKEQKEKRAMDIIYELGLEKCQDTMIGGSFVRGVSGGERRRVCIGNEILINPSLLFLDEPTSGLDSTTALRIVQILHEIAEAGKTVVTTIHQPSSRLFHNFDKLILLGKGNLIYYGKAAEAMNYFSSIGCSPLIAMNPAEFLLDLANGNLNDVSVPSELEDKVQVENSEPDSRLDRPSPALVQEYLVEAYETRVAEKEKRKMLAPLMLDEELKSKVKSSKRQWGASWWEQYSILFHRGIKERRHEYFSWLRITQVLATAVILGLLWWRSESGTPKGLHDQAGLLFFIAVFWGFFPVFTAIFTFPQERAMLNKERAADMYRFSAYFLARTTSDLPLDLLLPILFLLVVYFMAGLRLSAAPFFLTMVTVFLCIVAAQGLGLAIGATLMDVKKATTLASVTVMTFMLAGGFFVQKVPVFVSWIRFVSFNYHTYKLLLKVQYNNILPTVKGMKMDNGVVEVTALIAMAFGYRLLAYISLRRMKLSGV